From a region of the Salvelinus sp. IW2-2015 unplaced genomic scaffold, ASM291031v2 Un_scaffold1633, whole genome shotgun sequence genome:
- the LOC112071536 gene encoding sister chromatid cohesion protein PDS5 homolog B-like, whose translation MRGTGTDCTRLVTHYSKRLLCRILLANAILRYASSHCSIDSQSGSGTIPGSTNNLSTSSQVVSGSPLGSADHSPESETATPWQCSSSPPSVLLPVLQTKAKRGPPRQAKYAIHCIHAMFTHRESHFAQIFEPLQKGLDLEDLDQLITPLTTLGHLALLAPEQFAAPLKSLVANFIVKDLLMSDRIPGKKTTKLWVPDDEVSSETLAKSWFWCPQTRQGPNDMRNVPIR comes from the exons atgcgtgggaccggcacAGATTGCACCAGACTGGTGACACACTACTCCAAACGCCTTCTTTGCCGCATACTCCTCGCCAACGCCATTCTCCGGTATgcctcctcgcactgttccatTGACTCTCAGTCGGGCTCTGGCACTATCCCTGGGTCAACCAAcaacctctctacctcctcccaggttgtctctGGTTCacccctcggctccgccgaccactcc cctgagagcgAAACGGccacaccttggcaatgttcctcttctcctcctagtGTTCTGCTGCCAGTACTTCAGACCAAAGCTAAGAGAGGACCCCCTCGCCAGGCCAAGTATGCCATCCACTGTATCCATGCCATGTTCACACACAGAGAATCACACTTCGCTCAGATCTTTGAG ccGCTGCAAAAAGGCCTGGACCTTGAGGACCTGGATCAGCTGATAACTCCTCTCACCACTCTGGGTCACCTGGCTCTGCTGGCCCCAGAACAGTTTGCCGCTCCGCTCAAATCACTGGTGGCCAACTTCATAGTCAAGGACTTGCTCATGAGCGACAgg ATCCCAGGTAAGAAGACTACCAAGCTGTGGGTTCCTGATGATGAGGTGTCTTCTGAAACCCTGGCCAAG